In one window of Mercurialis annua linkage group LG4, ddMerAnnu1.2, whole genome shotgun sequence DNA:
- the LOC126679456 gene encoding E3 ubiquitin ligase PQT3-like isoform X2, translated as MAVYYKFKSARDYDSIALDGPFISVGVLKEKVFESKHLGRGTDFDLVVTNAQTNEEYLDEGMLIPKNTSVLIRRVPGRPRMPIVTEQEPKVENKVEETPLEKSSFSAPDYSAMKYADDNEWDEFGSDLYAIPEVTHVQSSNTIPDAPPTNKADEDSKIKALIDTPALDWQRQGADGFGPGRGFGRGMGGRMGGRGFGMERKTPPQGYTCHRCKVPGHFIQHCPTNGDPNFDIKRVKPPTGIPKSMLMATPDGSYALPSGAVAVLKPNEAAFEKEIEGFPSTRHVGDLPPELHCPLCKEVMKDAVLTSKCCFKSFCYKCIRDYIISMAKCVCGATNILADDLLPNKTLRDTINRILESGNSSAENAGSTFQVQDMESARNPQPKIPSPTQSAASKEEQKPSPTNEETLNQGLNIKLDEEKPAVYLQQVLDKPKSSKAPDLSEATFESMSMKEPASQSSAPLAEEEVQQKLAAPGELGKKKKKKKVRMPPNDLWKSSQDLANESYMMPFGPSNFNPYWNGMQPAMESFINPFAAPMPFMGYGMGPMDMPFGGMMPPDPFGGQGYMMPVVPPQRDLAEYGRGMNAGPPAMSREEFEARKADLRRRRENERRAESREFPRDREFGREVSSGGGDVSSMKSKSVHQPSRSSGGVDHHRHRSETSSSRDLHPPPSAPAPPRPSKRKSEHHDRDRDRDYDHYDDREHDREREHDRDREHDREREREHHRHHHHHHHRSESTLKAASSEIAPTAKASNTSTAKANSSTAPAAKIKSSSAAAMAADKKPKSVFARISFPEGESKKRKVSSSGEAAAAESTAGGGGPSVSSSHQHKKSSSSANGFYDAAASVKTCVKASSGGGGRKSSNSAAAEYESSDDERHFKRKPSRYEPSPPPVVEWEESDVKHSRGSRDRDRDRKYR; from the exons ATGGCTGTATATTACAAATTTAAGAGTGCAAGAGATTATGATTCTATTGCATTGGACGGTCCATTTATATCAGTTGGTGTCTTGAAAGAAAAAGTATTTGAATCAAAGCATTTGGGCAGGGGTACCGACTTCGACCTTGTAGTCACCAATGCCCAAACCAATGAAG AATATCTTGATGAAGGCATGTTAATTCCAAAAAATACATCTGTGTTAATTCGTCGCGTTCCTGGAAGGCCTCGCATGCCCATTGTTACTGAGCAAGA GCCAAAGGTTGAAAATAAGGTGGAGGAGACACCACTAGAGAAGAGTAGTTTTTCGGCTCCTGACTATTCTGCCATGAAATAT GCTGACGATAATGAATGGGATGAGTTTGGGAGTGACTTGTATGCAATTCCTGAAGTAACACATGTTCAATCCAGCAATACAATTCCTGATGCCCCCCCTACCAATAAGGCGGATGAGGACAGCAAGATTAAAGCGTTGATTGATACACCAGCTTTAGATTGGCAACG TCAAGGAGCAGATGGATTTGGTCCCGGAAGAGGTTTTGGAAGGGGTATGGGTGGAAGAATGGGTGGACGTGGCTTTG GAATGGAGCGGAAAACACCTCCGCAAGGTTATACGTGTCACAGGTGTAAGGTTCCAG GACATTTTATCCAGCATTGTCCAACAAATGGCGATCCGAACTTTGATATTAAAAGAGTAAAACCTCCAACCGGAATTCCTAAATCAATGCTAATGGCAACCCCTGATGGCTCATATGCGTTACCTAGTGGTGCTGTTGCTGTTTTGAAGCCTAATGA GGCTGCTTTCGAAAAAGAAATTGAAGGGTTTCCTTCTACACGACATGTTGGTGATCTTCCACCAGAACTTCACTGTCCACTGTGCAAAGAAGTAATGAAAGATGCTGTGTTAACTAGCAAATGCTGCTTTAAGAGTTTCTGTTATAAAT GTATAAGAGATTATATCATTTCAATGGCGAAGTGTGTATGTGGAGCAACAAATATTCTTGCAGATGATCTTCTTCCTAATAAGACTCTGAGGGATACAATCAACCGTATATTGGAATCTGGTAACAGTAGTGCTGAAAATGCAGGAAGCACGTTTCAAGTTCAAG ATATGGAGTCAGCTCGCAATCCACAGCCTAAGATTCCATCACCTACTCAGTCTGCTGCATCAAAGGAAGAACAGAAGCCCTCCCCTACAAATGAAGAAACTCTAAACCAaggtttgaatataaaattagatgAAGAGAAGCCTGCTGTCTACCTACAGCAAGTCCTCGATAAACCGAAGTCTTCTAAGGCACCTGACTTGTCTGAGGCTACCTTCGAGTCAATGAGCATGAAGGAGCCAGCATCACAAAGTAGTGCTCCACTTGCTGAGGAGGAAGTGCAGCAGAAACTGGCGGCTCCTGGCGAGCTTG ggaagaagaagaaaaagaaaaaggttCGCATGCCTCCAAATG ACTTGTGGAAATCCTCTCAAGATCTTGCAAATGAGAGTTATATGATGCCTTTTGGTCCCTCTAACTTTAATCCTTACTGGAATGGTATGCAACCTGCTATGGAGAGCTTTATAAACCCATTTGCTGCTCCCATGCCTTTCATGGGTTATGGAATGGGTCCCATGGATATGCCATTTGGGGGCATGATGCCTCCAGACCCATTTGGTGGACAGGGTTATATGATGCCTGTTGTTCCTCCACAGAG GGATCTAGCGGAATATGGAAGGGGTATGAATGCTGGACCTCCGGCAATGAGCAGGGAGGAATTTGAGGCTCGTAAAGCTGATTTGAGGAGGCGGCGTGAAAATGAGAGGCGGGCTGAAAG CAGGGAATTCCCTAGAGACCGGGAATTTGGTAGGGAAGTGAGCAGCGGTGGTGGTGATGTGTCTTCAATGAAATCT AAATCTGTCCATCAACCGTCGAGGAGCAGCGGCGGCGTGGATCATCACCGCCATCGATCTGAAACGTCCTCTTCCCGCGACCTTCATCCACCACCATCAGCACCGGCACCACCTCGTCCCTCCAAAAGAAAATCTGAGCACCACGACCGTGACAGAGATAGAGACTATGATCACTACGACGACAGGGAGCATGACCGGGAAAGAGAGCATGACCGAGACAGAGAGCATGACCGTGAGCGGGAAAGAGAGCACCACCgccaccaccatcatcaccaCCACCGTTCAGAATCCACTTTAAAAGCGGCTTCCTCTGAGATAGCCCCTACTGCTAAAGCTAGTAACACTTCAACAGCTAAAGCTAACAGTTCCACAGCCCCGGCCGCTAAAATAAAAAGTTCCTCTGCAGCGGCAATGGCAGCAGACAAGAAGCCCAAGAGTGTTTTCGCTCGTATTAGCTTTCCAGAAGGAGAGTCAAAGAAACGCAAGGTATCTTCCTCAGGCGAAGCTGCTGCCGCAGAATCAACTGCTGGAGGAGGAGGTCCATCTGTATCTTCTTCTCATCAGCATAAGAAGTCATCTTCCTCGGCTAATGGTTTTTATGATGCTGCTGCTTCCGTAAAAACTTGTGTGAAAGCCTCTTCTGGTGGCGGAGGCAGGAAGAGTAGTAATTCCGCCGCTGCGGAATACGAGTCGAGCGACGATGAAAGGCATTTTAAAAGGAAGCCGTCGAGGTATGAACCGTCTCCTCCGCCGGTAGTTGAGTGGGAAGAGAGTGATGTTAAGCATTCAAGAGGGTCGAGGGATAGAGATAGGGATCGCAAATACAGATAG
- the LOC126679456 gene encoding E3 ubiquitin ligase PQT3-like isoform X3 yields the protein MAVYYKFKSARDYDSIALDGPFISVGVLKEKVFESKHLGRGTDFDLVVTNAQTNEEYLDEGMLIPKNTSVLIRRVPGRPRMPIVTEQEPKVENKVEETPLEKSSFSAPDYSAMKYADDNEWDEFGSDLYAIPEVTHVQSSNTIPDAPPTNKADEDSKIKALIDTPALDWQRQGADGFGPGRGFGRGMGGRMGGRGFGMERKTPPQGYTCHRCKVPGHFIQHCPTNGDPNFDIKRVKPPTGIPKSMLMATPDGSYALPSGAVAVLKPNEAAFEKEIEGFPSTRHVGDLPPELHCPLCKEVMKDAVLTSKCCFKSFCYKCIRDYIISMAKCVCGATNILADDLLPNKTLRDTINRILESGNSSAENAGSTFQVQDMESARNPQPKIPSPTQSAASKEEQKPSPTNEETLNQGLNIKLDEEKPAVYLQQVLDKPKSSKAPDLSEATFESMSMKEPASQSSAPLAEEEVQQKLAAPGELGRKKKKKKKVRMPPNDLWKSSQDLANESYMMPFGPSNFNPYWNGMQPAMESFINPFAAPMPFMGYGMGPMDMPFGGMMPPDPFGGQGYMMPVVPPQRDLAEYGRGMNAGPPAMSREEFEARKADLRRRRENERRAEREFPRDREFGREVSSGGGDVSSMKSKSVHQPSRSSGGVDHHRHRSETSSSRDLHPPPSAPAPPRPSKRKSEHHDRDRDRDYDHYDDREHDREREHDRDREHDREREREHHRHHHHHHHRSESTLKAASSEIAPTAKASNTSTAKANSSTAPAAKIKSSSAAAMAADKKPKSVFARISFPEGESKKRKVSSSGEAAAAESTAGGGGPSVSSSHQHKKSSSSANGFYDAAASVKTCVKASSGGGGRKSSNSAAAEYESSDDERHFKRKPSRYEPSPPPVVEWEESDVKHSRGSRDRDRDRKYR from the exons ATGGCTGTATATTACAAATTTAAGAGTGCAAGAGATTATGATTCTATTGCATTGGACGGTCCATTTATATCAGTTGGTGTCTTGAAAGAAAAAGTATTTGAATCAAAGCATTTGGGCAGGGGTACCGACTTCGACCTTGTAGTCACCAATGCCCAAACCAATGAAG AATATCTTGATGAAGGCATGTTAATTCCAAAAAATACATCTGTGTTAATTCGTCGCGTTCCTGGAAGGCCTCGCATGCCCATTGTTACTGAGCAAGA GCCAAAGGTTGAAAATAAGGTGGAGGAGACACCACTAGAGAAGAGTAGTTTTTCGGCTCCTGACTATTCTGCCATGAAATAT GCTGACGATAATGAATGGGATGAGTTTGGGAGTGACTTGTATGCAATTCCTGAAGTAACACATGTTCAATCCAGCAATACAATTCCTGATGCCCCCCCTACCAATAAGGCGGATGAGGACAGCAAGATTAAAGCGTTGATTGATACACCAGCTTTAGATTGGCAACG TCAAGGAGCAGATGGATTTGGTCCCGGAAGAGGTTTTGGAAGGGGTATGGGTGGAAGAATGGGTGGACGTGGCTTTG GAATGGAGCGGAAAACACCTCCGCAAGGTTATACGTGTCACAGGTGTAAGGTTCCAG GACATTTTATCCAGCATTGTCCAACAAATGGCGATCCGAACTTTGATATTAAAAGAGTAAAACCTCCAACCGGAATTCCTAAATCAATGCTAATGGCAACCCCTGATGGCTCATATGCGTTACCTAGTGGTGCTGTTGCTGTTTTGAAGCCTAATGA GGCTGCTTTCGAAAAAGAAATTGAAGGGTTTCCTTCTACACGACATGTTGGTGATCTTCCACCAGAACTTCACTGTCCACTGTGCAAAGAAGTAATGAAAGATGCTGTGTTAACTAGCAAATGCTGCTTTAAGAGTTTCTGTTATAAAT GTATAAGAGATTATATCATTTCAATGGCGAAGTGTGTATGTGGAGCAACAAATATTCTTGCAGATGATCTTCTTCCTAATAAGACTCTGAGGGATACAATCAACCGTATATTGGAATCTGGTAACAGTAGTGCTGAAAATGCAGGAAGCACGTTTCAAGTTCAAG ATATGGAGTCAGCTCGCAATCCACAGCCTAAGATTCCATCACCTACTCAGTCTGCTGCATCAAAGGAAGAACAGAAGCCCTCCCCTACAAATGAAGAAACTCTAAACCAaggtttgaatataaaattagatgAAGAGAAGCCTGCTGTCTACCTACAGCAAGTCCTCGATAAACCGAAGTCTTCTAAGGCACCTGACTTGTCTGAGGCTACCTTCGAGTCAATGAGCATGAAGGAGCCAGCATCACAAAGTAGTGCTCCACTTGCTGAGGAGGAAGTGCAGCAGAAACTGGCGGCTCCTGGCGAGCTTGGTA ggaagaagaagaaaaagaaaaaggttCGCATGCCTCCAAATG ACTTGTGGAAATCCTCTCAAGATCTTGCAAATGAGAGTTATATGATGCCTTTTGGTCCCTCTAACTTTAATCCTTACTGGAATGGTATGCAACCTGCTATGGAGAGCTTTATAAACCCATTTGCTGCTCCCATGCCTTTCATGGGTTATGGAATGGGTCCCATGGATATGCCATTTGGGGGCATGATGCCTCCAGACCCATTTGGTGGACAGGGTTATATGATGCCTGTTGTTCCTCCACAGAG GGATCTAGCGGAATATGGAAGGGGTATGAATGCTGGACCTCCGGCAATGAGCAGGGAGGAATTTGAGGCTCGTAAAGCTGATTTGAGGAGGCGGCGTGAAAATGAGAGGCGGGCTGAAAG GGAATTCCCTAGAGACCGGGAATTTGGTAGGGAAGTGAGCAGCGGTGGTGGTGATGTGTCTTCAATGAAATCT AAATCTGTCCATCAACCGTCGAGGAGCAGCGGCGGCGTGGATCATCACCGCCATCGATCTGAAACGTCCTCTTCCCGCGACCTTCATCCACCACCATCAGCACCGGCACCACCTCGTCCCTCCAAAAGAAAATCTGAGCACCACGACCGTGACAGAGATAGAGACTATGATCACTACGACGACAGGGAGCATGACCGGGAAAGAGAGCATGACCGAGACAGAGAGCATGACCGTGAGCGGGAAAGAGAGCACCACCgccaccaccatcatcaccaCCACCGTTCAGAATCCACTTTAAAAGCGGCTTCCTCTGAGATAGCCCCTACTGCTAAAGCTAGTAACACTTCAACAGCTAAAGCTAACAGTTCCACAGCCCCGGCCGCTAAAATAAAAAGTTCCTCTGCAGCGGCAATGGCAGCAGACAAGAAGCCCAAGAGTGTTTTCGCTCGTATTAGCTTTCCAGAAGGAGAGTCAAAGAAACGCAAGGTATCTTCCTCAGGCGAAGCTGCTGCCGCAGAATCAACTGCTGGAGGAGGAGGTCCATCTGTATCTTCTTCTCATCAGCATAAGAAGTCATCTTCCTCGGCTAATGGTTTTTATGATGCTGCTGCTTCCGTAAAAACTTGTGTGAAAGCCTCTTCTGGTGGCGGAGGCAGGAAGAGTAGTAATTCCGCCGCTGCGGAATACGAGTCGAGCGACGATGAAAGGCATTTTAAAAGGAAGCCGTCGAGGTATGAACCGTCTCCTCCGCCGGTAGTTGAGTGGGAAGAGAGTGATGTTAAGCATTCAAGAGGGTCGAGGGATAGAGATAGGGATCGCAAATACAGATAG
- the LOC126679456 gene encoding E3 ubiquitin ligase PQT3-like isoform X4 — MAVYYKFKSARDYDSIALDGPFISVGVLKEKVFESKHLGRGTDFDLVVTNAQTNEEYLDEGMLIPKNTSVLIRRVPGRPRMPIVTEQEPKVENKVEETPLEKSSFSAPDYSAMKYADDNEWDEFGSDLYAIPEVTHVQSSNTIPDAPPTNKADEDSKIKALIDTPALDWQRQGADGFGPGRGFGRGMGGRMGGRGFGMERKTPPQGYTCHRCKVPGHFIQHCPTNGDPNFDIKRVKPPTGIPKSMLMATPDGSYALPSGAVAVLKPNEAAFEKEIEGFPSTRHVGDLPPELHCPLCKEVMKDAVLTSKCCFKSFCYKCIRDYIISMAKCVCGATNILADDLLPNKTLRDTINRILESGNSSAENAGSTFQVQDMESARNPQPKIPSPTQSAASKEEQKPSPTNEETLNQGLNIKLDEEKPAVYLQQVLDKPKSSKAPDLSEATFESMSMKEPASQSSAPLAEEEVQQKLAAPGELGKKKKKKKVRMPPNDLWKSSQDLANESYMMPFGPSNFNPYWNGMQPAMESFINPFAAPMPFMGYGMGPMDMPFGGMMPPDPFGGQGYMMPVVPPQRDLAEYGRGMNAGPPAMSREEFEARKADLRRRRENERRAEREFPRDREFGREVSSGGGDVSSMKSKSVHQPSRSSGGVDHHRHRSETSSSRDLHPPPSAPAPPRPSKRKSEHHDRDRDRDYDHYDDREHDREREHDRDREHDREREREHHRHHHHHHHRSESTLKAASSEIAPTAKASNTSTAKANSSTAPAAKIKSSSAAAMAADKKPKSVFARISFPEGESKKRKVSSSGEAAAAESTAGGGGPSVSSSHQHKKSSSSANGFYDAAASVKTCVKASSGGGGRKSSNSAAAEYESSDDERHFKRKPSRYEPSPPPVVEWEESDVKHSRGSRDRDRDRKYR; from the exons ATGGCTGTATATTACAAATTTAAGAGTGCAAGAGATTATGATTCTATTGCATTGGACGGTCCATTTATATCAGTTGGTGTCTTGAAAGAAAAAGTATTTGAATCAAAGCATTTGGGCAGGGGTACCGACTTCGACCTTGTAGTCACCAATGCCCAAACCAATGAAG AATATCTTGATGAAGGCATGTTAATTCCAAAAAATACATCTGTGTTAATTCGTCGCGTTCCTGGAAGGCCTCGCATGCCCATTGTTACTGAGCAAGA GCCAAAGGTTGAAAATAAGGTGGAGGAGACACCACTAGAGAAGAGTAGTTTTTCGGCTCCTGACTATTCTGCCATGAAATAT GCTGACGATAATGAATGGGATGAGTTTGGGAGTGACTTGTATGCAATTCCTGAAGTAACACATGTTCAATCCAGCAATACAATTCCTGATGCCCCCCCTACCAATAAGGCGGATGAGGACAGCAAGATTAAAGCGTTGATTGATACACCAGCTTTAGATTGGCAACG TCAAGGAGCAGATGGATTTGGTCCCGGAAGAGGTTTTGGAAGGGGTATGGGTGGAAGAATGGGTGGACGTGGCTTTG GAATGGAGCGGAAAACACCTCCGCAAGGTTATACGTGTCACAGGTGTAAGGTTCCAG GACATTTTATCCAGCATTGTCCAACAAATGGCGATCCGAACTTTGATATTAAAAGAGTAAAACCTCCAACCGGAATTCCTAAATCAATGCTAATGGCAACCCCTGATGGCTCATATGCGTTACCTAGTGGTGCTGTTGCTGTTTTGAAGCCTAATGA GGCTGCTTTCGAAAAAGAAATTGAAGGGTTTCCTTCTACACGACATGTTGGTGATCTTCCACCAGAACTTCACTGTCCACTGTGCAAAGAAGTAATGAAAGATGCTGTGTTAACTAGCAAATGCTGCTTTAAGAGTTTCTGTTATAAAT GTATAAGAGATTATATCATTTCAATGGCGAAGTGTGTATGTGGAGCAACAAATATTCTTGCAGATGATCTTCTTCCTAATAAGACTCTGAGGGATACAATCAACCGTATATTGGAATCTGGTAACAGTAGTGCTGAAAATGCAGGAAGCACGTTTCAAGTTCAAG ATATGGAGTCAGCTCGCAATCCACAGCCTAAGATTCCATCACCTACTCAGTCTGCTGCATCAAAGGAAGAACAGAAGCCCTCCCCTACAAATGAAGAAACTCTAAACCAaggtttgaatataaaattagatgAAGAGAAGCCTGCTGTCTACCTACAGCAAGTCCTCGATAAACCGAAGTCTTCTAAGGCACCTGACTTGTCTGAGGCTACCTTCGAGTCAATGAGCATGAAGGAGCCAGCATCACAAAGTAGTGCTCCACTTGCTGAGGAGGAAGTGCAGCAGAAACTGGCGGCTCCTGGCGAGCTTG ggaagaagaagaaaaagaaaaaggttCGCATGCCTCCAAATG ACTTGTGGAAATCCTCTCAAGATCTTGCAAATGAGAGTTATATGATGCCTTTTGGTCCCTCTAACTTTAATCCTTACTGGAATGGTATGCAACCTGCTATGGAGAGCTTTATAAACCCATTTGCTGCTCCCATGCCTTTCATGGGTTATGGAATGGGTCCCATGGATATGCCATTTGGGGGCATGATGCCTCCAGACCCATTTGGTGGACAGGGTTATATGATGCCTGTTGTTCCTCCACAGAG GGATCTAGCGGAATATGGAAGGGGTATGAATGCTGGACCTCCGGCAATGAGCAGGGAGGAATTTGAGGCTCGTAAAGCTGATTTGAGGAGGCGGCGTGAAAATGAGAGGCGGGCTGAAAG GGAATTCCCTAGAGACCGGGAATTTGGTAGGGAAGTGAGCAGCGGTGGTGGTGATGTGTCTTCAATGAAATCT AAATCTGTCCATCAACCGTCGAGGAGCAGCGGCGGCGTGGATCATCACCGCCATCGATCTGAAACGTCCTCTTCCCGCGACCTTCATCCACCACCATCAGCACCGGCACCACCTCGTCCCTCCAAAAGAAAATCTGAGCACCACGACCGTGACAGAGATAGAGACTATGATCACTACGACGACAGGGAGCATGACCGGGAAAGAGAGCATGACCGAGACAGAGAGCATGACCGTGAGCGGGAAAGAGAGCACCACCgccaccaccatcatcaccaCCACCGTTCAGAATCCACTTTAAAAGCGGCTTCCTCTGAGATAGCCCCTACTGCTAAAGCTAGTAACACTTCAACAGCTAAAGCTAACAGTTCCACAGCCCCGGCCGCTAAAATAAAAAGTTCCTCTGCAGCGGCAATGGCAGCAGACAAGAAGCCCAAGAGTGTTTTCGCTCGTATTAGCTTTCCAGAAGGAGAGTCAAAGAAACGCAAGGTATCTTCCTCAGGCGAAGCTGCTGCCGCAGAATCAACTGCTGGAGGAGGAGGTCCATCTGTATCTTCTTCTCATCAGCATAAGAAGTCATCTTCCTCGGCTAATGGTTTTTATGATGCTGCTGCTTCCGTAAAAACTTGTGTGAAAGCCTCTTCTGGTGGCGGAGGCAGGAAGAGTAGTAATTCCGCCGCTGCGGAATACGAGTCGAGCGACGATGAAAGGCATTTTAAAAGGAAGCCGTCGAGGTATGAACCGTCTCCTCCGCCGGTAGTTGAGTGGGAAGAGAGTGATGTTAAGCATTCAAGAGGGTCGAGGGATAGAGATAGGGATCGCAAATACAGATAG
- the LOC126679456 gene encoding E3 ubiquitin ligase PARAQUAT TOLERANCE 3-like isoform X1 codes for MAVYYKFKSARDYDSIALDGPFISVGVLKEKVFESKHLGRGTDFDLVVTNAQTNEEYLDEGMLIPKNTSVLIRRVPGRPRMPIVTEQEPKVENKVEETPLEKSSFSAPDYSAMKYADDNEWDEFGSDLYAIPEVTHVQSSNTIPDAPPTNKADEDSKIKALIDTPALDWQRQGADGFGPGRGFGRGMGGRMGGRGFGMERKTPPQGYTCHRCKVPGHFIQHCPTNGDPNFDIKRVKPPTGIPKSMLMATPDGSYALPSGAVAVLKPNEAAFEKEIEGFPSTRHVGDLPPELHCPLCKEVMKDAVLTSKCCFKSFCYKCIRDYIISMAKCVCGATNILADDLLPNKTLRDTINRILESGNSSAENAGSTFQVQDMESARNPQPKIPSPTQSAASKEEQKPSPTNEETLNQGLNIKLDEEKPAVYLQQVLDKPKSSKAPDLSEATFESMSMKEPASQSSAPLAEEEVQQKLAAPGELGRKKKKKKKVRMPPNDLWKSSQDLANESYMMPFGPSNFNPYWNGMQPAMESFINPFAAPMPFMGYGMGPMDMPFGGMMPPDPFGGQGYMMPVVPPQRDLAEYGRGMNAGPPAMSREEFEARKADLRRRRENERRAESREFPRDREFGREVSSGGGDVSSMKSKSVHQPSRSSGGVDHHRHRSETSSSRDLHPPPSAPAPPRPSKRKSEHHDRDRDRDYDHYDDREHDREREHDRDREHDREREREHHRHHHHHHHRSESTLKAASSEIAPTAKASNTSTAKANSSTAPAAKIKSSSAAAMAADKKPKSVFARISFPEGESKKRKVSSSGEAAAAESTAGGGGPSVSSSHQHKKSSSSANGFYDAAASVKTCVKASSGGGGRKSSNSAAAEYESSDDERHFKRKPSRYEPSPPPVVEWEESDVKHSRGSRDRDRDRKYR; via the exons ATGGCTGTATATTACAAATTTAAGAGTGCAAGAGATTATGATTCTATTGCATTGGACGGTCCATTTATATCAGTTGGTGTCTTGAAAGAAAAAGTATTTGAATCAAAGCATTTGGGCAGGGGTACCGACTTCGACCTTGTAGTCACCAATGCCCAAACCAATGAAG AATATCTTGATGAAGGCATGTTAATTCCAAAAAATACATCTGTGTTAATTCGTCGCGTTCCTGGAAGGCCTCGCATGCCCATTGTTACTGAGCAAGA GCCAAAGGTTGAAAATAAGGTGGAGGAGACACCACTAGAGAAGAGTAGTTTTTCGGCTCCTGACTATTCTGCCATGAAATAT GCTGACGATAATGAATGGGATGAGTTTGGGAGTGACTTGTATGCAATTCCTGAAGTAACACATGTTCAATCCAGCAATACAATTCCTGATGCCCCCCCTACCAATAAGGCGGATGAGGACAGCAAGATTAAAGCGTTGATTGATACACCAGCTTTAGATTGGCAACG TCAAGGAGCAGATGGATTTGGTCCCGGAAGAGGTTTTGGAAGGGGTATGGGTGGAAGAATGGGTGGACGTGGCTTTG GAATGGAGCGGAAAACACCTCCGCAAGGTTATACGTGTCACAGGTGTAAGGTTCCAG GACATTTTATCCAGCATTGTCCAACAAATGGCGATCCGAACTTTGATATTAAAAGAGTAAAACCTCCAACCGGAATTCCTAAATCAATGCTAATGGCAACCCCTGATGGCTCATATGCGTTACCTAGTGGTGCTGTTGCTGTTTTGAAGCCTAATGA GGCTGCTTTCGAAAAAGAAATTGAAGGGTTTCCTTCTACACGACATGTTGGTGATCTTCCACCAGAACTTCACTGTCCACTGTGCAAAGAAGTAATGAAAGATGCTGTGTTAACTAGCAAATGCTGCTTTAAGAGTTTCTGTTATAAAT GTATAAGAGATTATATCATTTCAATGGCGAAGTGTGTATGTGGAGCAACAAATATTCTTGCAGATGATCTTCTTCCTAATAAGACTCTGAGGGATACAATCAACCGTATATTGGAATCTGGTAACAGTAGTGCTGAAAATGCAGGAAGCACGTTTCAAGTTCAAG ATATGGAGTCAGCTCGCAATCCACAGCCTAAGATTCCATCACCTACTCAGTCTGCTGCATCAAAGGAAGAACAGAAGCCCTCCCCTACAAATGAAGAAACTCTAAACCAaggtttgaatataaaattagatgAAGAGAAGCCTGCTGTCTACCTACAGCAAGTCCTCGATAAACCGAAGTCTTCTAAGGCACCTGACTTGTCTGAGGCTACCTTCGAGTCAATGAGCATGAAGGAGCCAGCATCACAAAGTAGTGCTCCACTTGCTGAGGAGGAAGTGCAGCAGAAACTGGCGGCTCCTGGCGAGCTTGGTA ggaagaagaagaaaaagaaaaaggttCGCATGCCTCCAAATG ACTTGTGGAAATCCTCTCAAGATCTTGCAAATGAGAGTTATATGATGCCTTTTGGTCCCTCTAACTTTAATCCTTACTGGAATGGTATGCAACCTGCTATGGAGAGCTTTATAAACCCATTTGCTGCTCCCATGCCTTTCATGGGTTATGGAATGGGTCCCATGGATATGCCATTTGGGGGCATGATGCCTCCAGACCCATTTGGTGGACAGGGTTATATGATGCCTGTTGTTCCTCCACAGAG GGATCTAGCGGAATATGGAAGGGGTATGAATGCTGGACCTCCGGCAATGAGCAGGGAGGAATTTGAGGCTCGTAAAGCTGATTTGAGGAGGCGGCGTGAAAATGAGAGGCGGGCTGAAAG CAGGGAATTCCCTAGAGACCGGGAATTTGGTAGGGAAGTGAGCAGCGGTGGTGGTGATGTGTCTTCAATGAAATCT AAATCTGTCCATCAACCGTCGAGGAGCAGCGGCGGCGTGGATCATCACCGCCATCGATCTGAAACGTCCTCTTCCCGCGACCTTCATCCACCACCATCAGCACCGGCACCACCTCGTCCCTCCAAAAGAAAATCTGAGCACCACGACCGTGACAGAGATAGAGACTATGATCACTACGACGACAGGGAGCATGACCGGGAAAGAGAGCATGACCGAGACAGAGAGCATGACCGTGAGCGGGAAAGAGAGCACCACCgccaccaccatcatcaccaCCACCGTTCAGAATCCACTTTAAAAGCGGCTTCCTCTGAGATAGCCCCTACTGCTAAAGCTAGTAACACTTCAACAGCTAAAGCTAACAGTTCCACAGCCCCGGCCGCTAAAATAAAAAGTTCCTCTGCAGCGGCAATGGCAGCAGACAAGAAGCCCAAGAGTGTTTTCGCTCGTATTAGCTTTCCAGAAGGAGAGTCAAAGAAACGCAAGGTATCTTCCTCAGGCGAAGCTGCTGCCGCAGAATCAACTGCTGGAGGAGGAGGTCCATCTGTATCTTCTTCTCATCAGCATAAGAAGTCATCTTCCTCGGCTAATGGTTTTTATGATGCTGCTGCTTCCGTAAAAACTTGTGTGAAAGCCTCTTCTGGTGGCGGAGGCAGGAAGAGTAGTAATTCCGCCGCTGCGGAATACGAGTCGAGCGACGATGAAAGGCATTTTAAAAGGAAGCCGTCGAGGTATGAACCGTCTCCTCCGCCGGTAGTTGAGTGGGAAGAGAGTGATGTTAAGCATTCAAGAGGGTCGAGGGATAGAGATAGGGATCGCAAATACAGATAG